One genomic region from Athalia rosae chromosome 3, iyAthRosa1.1, whole genome shotgun sequence encodes:
- the LOC105686555 gene encoding E3 ubiquitin-protein ligase COP1-like, with protein sequence MASGFGGQRGLDDGSFPPNRGGNRATLKRPLNSSNVLHGIGGTLEDKSNDYLCPICFEVIDEAHITRCGHTFCYRCIVRSLEVNSRCPKCTFALGQQDVFPNFLLNELVAKYKTRMRGIAELRRGRGDAWGTIDAEEGSGAASGAALAPSNDGLRDFVAAESANLTLSDVNVMLGVLNQKKLLLEAESCASQNKLLHEFLKHLLRRKEEQRNQLNKEVALIKRDMTEVEGILKRIQSKCPKVEDLNLSMENDTAQVSAIKKDMINLLGMIDSTIVGPDEPDLAAAAGVADGDDGAEGFSVGPRAPVANSSSGSTLASRRKRMHAHFDDFVKCYFDSRAKELHFGRDKAQRQTDAAHSSSSGLTVFRENLIKFSRYSSLRQLATLNYSSDIFNSSTIVSSIEFDKDSDFFAIAGVTKRIKVFDYGAVIRDAVDIHYPCVEMVSSSKISCISWNSYHKGLLASSDYEGTVTVWDAGTGQRTKAFQEHEKRCWSVDFNDVDTRLIASGSDDARVKLWSLNVDHSVASLEAKANVCCVKFNPRSSCHLAFGSADHCVHYYDLRNMKDALCVFKGHRKAVSYVKFVNGENIVSASTDSQLKMWNVNDSHCLRSFVGHVNEKNFVGLATDGDYVACGSENNALYVYYKGLSKQLFSYKFDAARSVLELQERKEEEINEFVSAVCWRQMSNVVVAANSQGIIKILELV encoded by the coding sequence ATGGCGTCGGGGTTCGGTGGACAGCGAGGTCTCGACGACGGTTCCTTTCCGCCGAACCGGGGCGGAAACCGAGCGACGCTCAAGCGACCGCTCAACTCGTCGAACGTCCTTCACGGCATAGGCGGCACCCTGGAGGACAAGAGCAACGACTACCTGTGCCCCATATGCTTCGAGGTGATCGACGAGGCTCACATCACCCGTTGCGGTCACACGTTCTGCTACCGTTGCATAGTGAGATCGTTGGAGGTGAACTCGCGTTGCCCGAAGTGCACGTTCGCCCTCGGTCAGCAGGACGTATTCCCGAATTTCCTGCTGAACGAACTGGTGGCCAAGTACAAGACGAGGATGAGGGGGATCGCCGAGCTCCGACGGGGCCGCGGGGACGCCTGGGGGACGATCGACGCCGAGGAGGGTTCGGGGGCCGCGTCGGGCGCCGCTCTCGCCCCTTCGAACGACGGTCTCAGGGATTTCGTGGCGGCCGAGAGCGCCAATCTGACGCTATCCGACGTAAACGTGATGCTGGGCGTACTCAACCAGAAGAAACTACTCCTGGAGGCCGAGTCGTGCGCCTCGCAGAACAAACTCCTTCACGAGTTTCTGAAACACTTGCTCCGCCGTAAGGAGGAACAGCGCAACCAGCTGAACAAAGAGGTGGCGCTGATAAAACGCGACATGACCGAGGTCGAAGGTATCCTCAAACGTATACAGAGCAAGTGTCCCAAGGTGGAGGACCTCAATCTGTCGATGGAGAACGACACCGCGCAGGTGTCAGCCATCAAGAAGGACATGATAAACCTCCTCGGTATGATCGACTCCACGATCGTCGGGCCCGACGAGCCCGACCTGGCCGCCGCCGCCGGCGTCGCCGACGGAGACGACGGCGCCGAGGGCTTTTCCGTCGGTCCTCGCGCCCCCGTCGCCAACTCCTCGTCGGGCTCCACCCTCGCCTCCAGGAGAAAACGGATGCACGCTCACTTCGACGATTTCGTCAAGTGTTACTTCGACTCGAGGGCGAAGGAGCTCCACTTCGGCCGCGACAAGGCGCAGCGGCAGACGGACGCCGCCCACTCCTCGTCCTCCGGGCTGACGGTGTTCAGGGAGAACCTGATAAAGTTCTCGAGGTACAGCTCCCTCCGCCAACTGGCCACGCTCAACTACTCGTCGGACATATTCAACAGTTCGACGATAGTGTCGAGCATAGAGTTCGACAAGGACAGCGATTTCTTCGCCATCGCCGGTGTCACCAAGAGGATAAAGGTGTTCGATTACGGTGCGGTGATACGCGACGCCGTCGACATCCACTACCCCTGCGTCGAGATGGTATCCAGCTCGAAGATATCCTGCATATCGTGGAACTCCTACCACAAGGGTCTCCTGGCCTCCTCGGACTACGAGGGGACGGTGACCGTTTGGGACGCCGGTACCGGTCAGAGGACGAAGGCCTTCCAGGAGCACGAGAAACGATGCTGGTCCGTCGACTTCAACGACGTGGACACGCGCCTCATAGCCTCGGGCTCGGACGACGCGAGGGTAAAACTCTGGTCACTGAACGTCGATCACTCGGTGGCCTCGCTCGAGGCTAAGGCGAACGTTTGTTGCGTTAAATTCAACCCCAGGAGTTCGTGTCACTTGGCGTTCGGTTCGGCCGATCATTGCGTCCACTACTACGACTTGAGGAACATGAAGGACGCCCTCTGCGTGTTCAAGGGTCACCGCAAGGCGGTCTCTTACGTGAAGTTCGTAAACGGGGAGAATATCGTCTCGGCCAGCACCGACTCGCAGCTGAAAATGTGGAACGTCAACGACTCCCACTGCCtgcgttcgttcgtcggtcaCGTGAACGAGAAGAATTTCGTTGGACTCGCAACGGACGGGGATTACGTCGCTTGCGGTTCGGAGAACAACGCCCTTTACGTTTACTACAAGGGACTCTCGAAGCAACTGTTCTCCTACAAATTCGACGCCGCCCGCAGCGTGCTGGAACTCCAGGAGCGAAAGGAGGAGGAAATCAACGAATTCGTGTCGGCCGTGTGCTGGAGACAAATGTCGAACGTCGTGGTTGCCGCCAATTCGCAGGGGATCATAAAAATCCTCGAACTCGTCTGA